From the genome of Miscanthus floridulus cultivar M001 chromosome 10, ASM1932011v1, whole genome shotgun sequence, one region includes:
- the LOC136485714 gene encoding putative disease resistance protein RGA3, protein MAAVLDALAPYVKKLLTDMAQEEVSMLLGISGEITKLDARMEDLRAFVSDADRRRITDQNVQRWVSKLKDAMYDATNILELCQLEAHERRELEEGGSSREQNLVACCQPLLMCLWNPIATLITCGNAEKIQDFFQRLLFFLQNPVFTHEIGSRIMELNQRLDEIHKEADKYRFNMNLGPNPEPRKLTAAEFSSYRTSSQVDESAIVGEQIERDTRELIQVLTAEDNHNLIKVVSIIGAGGMGKTTLAQKIFNDATIQEHFKSKIWLSITQQFDVVELLRAAIENAGGNHGGKQDKNTLTETLINTISTGRFLLVMDDVWSHEAWNHVLSVPVRNASKKLPGSRVLVTTRSAHLPQQMQAPLHQHCVRPLENDDAWSLLKKQLQPDQGSRILTQSHMMLASSGNWE, encoded by the coding sequence ATGGCAGCCGTCTTGGATGCCTTGGCACCCTACGTCAAGAAGCTGTTAACAGACATGGCACAAGAAGAGGTTTCCATGTTGCTGGGCATCTCTGGTGAGATCACCAAGCTGGATGCCAGGATGGAGGACCTTAGAGCCTTTGTCTCGGATGCTGATAGGAGACGGATCACTGACCAGAATGTGCAAAGATGGGTTAGTAAGCTGAAGGATGCTATGTACGATGCCACCAACATCTTGGAGCTTTGTCAGCTCGAGGCCCATGAGCGCAGGGAACTGGAAGAAGGTGGCAGCAGCAGGGAGCAGAATCTTGTAGCTTGTTGCCAGCCACTTCTGATGTGCCTATGGAACCCCATCGCCACACTCATCACGTGCGGGAATGCAGAGAAGATACAAGATTTCTTCCAGCGACTCCTCTTCTTCCTACAGAATCCCGTGTTCACCCATGAGATAGGCAGCCGCATTATGGAGCTCAACCAGCGGTTGGACGAAATCCACAAGGAAGCGGACAAGTATAGGTTCAACATGAACCTCGGTCCCAACCCGGAGCCAAGGAAGCTAACTGCTGCTGAGTTCTCTAGCTATAGGACAAGTTCACAGGTCGACGAGTCAGCCATAGTTGGAGAACAGATAGAGAGGGATACAAGGGAGCTCATCCAGGTGCTAACCGCAGAAGATAATCACAACCTCATCAAGGTCGTGTCTATCATTGGTGCAGGCGGCATGGGTAAGACAACCCTTGCCCAAAAGATCTTCAATGATGCAACCATCCAAGAGCACTTCAAATCAAAGATATGGCTAAGCATCACCCAGCAATTCGATGTTGTTGAGCTACTGAGGGCAGCAATCGAAAATGCTGGCGGAAACCATGGTGGGAAGCAAGACAAGAACACGCTGACTGAGACCctcatcaacaccatatccacAGGCAGGTTTCTGCTTGTGATGGATGATGTGTGGAGTCATGAGGCTTGGAACCATGTGCTTAGTGTCCCAGTCAGGAATGCCAGCAAGAAACTACCTGGAAGCCGGGTCCTTGTCACTACAAGATCTGCACACCTACCCCAACAGATGCAAGCCCCCCTGCACCAACACTGTGTCAGACCTCTAGAGAATGATGATGCTTGGTCTTTGCTCAAGAAACAGCTGCAGCCTGACCAG